The genome window ACCGCCGGACGGGGACCCCGCCCCGACGTCGTGCACGCCACCTCCCCGGCCGTGCCCCCCTCGGCGGTACCCCTCGTCGCCACCGTGCACGACCTCGCCTTCCTCGAGCGGCCGGACCTCTACACGCCCCGCGGGGTCCGCTTCCTCACCCGCGGCACGACGCTGGCCCGGGAGCAGGCGGCGGCGGTGGTCGTCCCCAGCCGCGCGGTCCTCGAGGAGTGCCTGGTGGCGGGCTTCGACACCGGCCGGCTCTCGGTCGTGCCGCACGGCGTGTCCGTCCCCGACGTCGCGCCCTCGCAGGTGGCCGACCTCCGCCGGCGCCTGGACCTGCCCGGGGAGTACGTCCTGTGGTGCGGCACCCACGAGCCCCGCAAGAACCTCGCCACGCTGCTGCGAGCGTTCGAGCTGCTCGTCGCCGACGGCCGGGACCTGCACCTGCTGCTCGTCGGGCCGCAGGGCTGGGGGCCGCTGGCCGTGCCCGCCGCGCCGGTGGCGGCCCGGGTCCGGACCGCGGGGTTCCTCGACCCGGCAGACCTGCACGCCGCCTACGCCGGGGCCGCCGTCATGGCCTACCCGTCCCTGCGCGAGGGCTTCGGGATGCCGGTGCTCGAGGCGATGGCCCACGGCGTGCCGGTGGTCACCACGCGGGGCTCGGCGATGGCGGAGTTCGCGACCGGGGCGGGCGTCCTCGTCGACCCGACCGACCCCGCGGCCGTCGCCGCCGGCGTGGACGCCGCCCTGTCGGACGCCGCGGCGCTCGGGGCCCAGGGCCTGCGGACCGCCGCCGGGATGACGTGGGCGG of Aquipuribacter hungaricus contains these proteins:
- a CDS encoding glycosyltransferase family 4 protein: MRAPGDEGPDRLRVAVTVEQSWQPVPGGTASSTNALLAELARRDDLRVWGVAAAHRRPAPGPWQPPVPVHHLPLPRLALYRTWPSLRWPAVTAGRGPRPDVVHATSPAVPPSAVPLVATVHDLAFLERPDLYTPRGVRFLTRGTTLAREQAAAVVVPSRAVLEECLVAGFDTGRLSVVPHGVSVPDVAPSQVADLRRRLDLPGEYVLWCGTHEPRKNLATLLRAFELLVADGRDLHLLLVGPQGWGPLAVPAAPVAARVRTAGFLDPADLHAAYAGAAVMAYPSLREGFGMPVLEAMAHGVPVVTTRGSAMAEFATGAGVLVDPTDPAAVAAGVDAALSDAAALGAQGLRTAAGMTWA